A part of uncultured Treponema sp. genomic DNA contains:
- a CDS encoding AAA family ATPase, whose translation MVITYSSMKGGVGKTTDSILTATNLAARGFKVLYFDLDPNNSGTMYFTAGIENITETIERCNVFESLSHNSIKNYAVQSRVENIDIIPSHLNIHKLRGIGYNELQKTLRDNGYDYVVIDTAPNYDNIVINALIAADIILTPLEFTSFNLTTTKFLQRQIYDDCPQQAGKWFLLYSHWQERMSVFPTSTQSQFVEVFESEFQNILDVHIPQTSAADKYVQTNEKVSTKSRIVGTRRLAVEINKLVNMLAENSAEAEIF comes from the coding sequence ATGGTAATCACGTACTCAAGCATGAAAGGCGGAGTCGGAAAGACAACCGACTCAATTCTGACGGCGACAAACCTCGCCGCAAGAGGATTCAAGGTTCTTTACTTCGACCTCGACCCGAACAACTCCGGCACAATGTACTTCACGGCAGGAATCGAGAACATCACGGAGACTATCGAGCGATGCAATGTCTTTGAAAGCCTCAGCCACAACAGCATAAAGAACTACGCTGTTCAATCACGAGTCGAGAACATCGACATCATTCCCAGCCACCTGAACATACATAAACTAAGGGGAATCGGCTATAACGAGCTTCAGAAAACTCTCCGGGACAACGGCTATGACTATGTCGTGATTGACACCGCTCCGAATTATGACAACATCGTCATAAACGCGCTGATTGCAGCCGACATAATCCTCACTCCGCTAGAATTCACATCCTTCAATCTTACGACAACAAAATTTCTCCAGCGCCAAATCTACGACGACTGTCCTCAGCAGGCCGGAAAATGGTTTCTGCTTTACTCTCACTGGCAGGAAAGAATGTCTGTTTTTCCGACATCAACGCAGTCCCAGTTCGTGGAAGTGTTCGAGAGCGAATTCCAGAACATCCTCGATGTCCACATTCCGCAGACTTCCGCCGCTGACAAGTATGTTCAGACAAACGAGAAAGTCAGCACGAAAAGCAGGATTGTCGGCACAAGAAGACTCGCTGTGGAAATCAACAAGCTTGTGAATATGCTCGCAGAGAACAGCGCTGAAGCAGAAATATTCTGA
- a CDS encoding ParB/Srx family N-terminal domain-containing protein yields MAKTLNIITAGKNLPFANNGLKLSENILIEKIEEHEKFKNLFSIDKALLDRIASDMEKNKFDSSQPVHIWVTKDDGGTEHNYLIDGYTRVTACKMAGITMIPYFKHTFATFDEAHRYALHLQTDRRNLSGIDLLKNIQELMGSDYIQSIEGNKNEAIGKELGVSEKTVERANKVNSMASGEQIERIESGEASPNQIYNEIVEQETVDEEATDEQLDRIESGEATVKDICKEIKAERKSRKASKKKSSDDDISESLSTNEGTPAGLNFNHSDGIERPSYRLSPEQDSERTRERKAAYEAGLKKGSDLAYEIYDFILSEIESGKSAEEIRNDSHFDDFSAARIYRAFNLDDEQNQEEEHSDSKNNDSDISDFYDVFEGDE; encoded by the coding sequence ATGGCAAAGACGCTTAACATAATAACCGCAGGAAAAAATCTTCCGTTCGCGAACAACGGACTTAAACTGTCTGAAAATATTCTCATCGAGAAAATCGAGGAGCATGAGAAATTCAAGAACCTGTTCTCGATAGACAAGGCTCTTCTTGACCGGATTGCATCAGACATGGAGAAGAACAAATTCGACTCAAGCCAGCCTGTCCATATCTGGGTAACAAAAGACGATGGCGGAACTGAGCACAACTATCTGATAGACGGATACACAAGAGTCACCGCCTGCAAAATGGCCGGAATAACCATGATTCCGTACTTCAAGCATACATTCGCGACTTTCGACGAGGCACACCGCTATGCGCTCCACCTGCAGACCGACAGAAGAAACCTTAGCGGAATCGACCTTCTGAAAAATATCCAGGAGCTTATGGGAAGCGACTATATCCAGAGCATCGAGGGAAACAAGAACGAGGCTATAGGAAAAGAACTTGGAGTGTCTGAAAAAACAGTCGAGCGCGCGAACAAAGTGAACAGCATGGCGAGCGGCGAGCAGATTGAAAGAATCGAGAGCGGAGAGGCTTCCCCGAATCAGATTTACAACGAAATCGTCGAGCAGGAAACCGTTGACGAAGAGGCGACCGATGAGCAGCTGGACAGGATTGAATCAGGCGAAGCAACAGTAAAGGACATCTGCAAGGAAATCAAGGCTGAGAGAAAATCACGCAAAGCGTCAAAGAAGAAATCTTCCGACGACGACATTTCAGAATCTCTCTCCACAAACGAGGGAACGCCTGCCGGACTGAACTTCAACCATTCGGACGGAATCGAGCGTCCGTCATACAGACTTTCTCCTGAACAGGATTCCGAGCGGACAAGGGAGCGCAAAGCCGCTTACGAAGCCGGGCTGAAAAAGGGCAGCGACCTTGCTTATGAAATCTACGACTTCATTCTGTCTGAAATTGAGAGCGGAAAATCTGCCGAGGAAATCCGCAACGACAGCCATTTCGATGATTTCTCTGCGGCAAGAATCTACAGAGCTTTCAATCTGGACGATGAGCAGAATCAAGAAGAAGAACATTCTGATTCAAAAAATAATGACTCGGATATTTCTGATTTTTATGATGTCTTTGAAGGAGATGAGTAA
- the ssb gene encoding single-stranded DNA-binding protein encodes MELNDVKLFGRVVRDAEMKTLPDGMKIATFSIATNRSYKDEKGEFVQVGNFFPLSVYNSYAEKVLPYLTKGRKVIIDGYLKQDRWEKDGVKKSATAIGVRNIQLIFDTKDSAEKSNVPASENDAAPQVETQNEETMIYEDDPDFDSDIYSDTEELV; translated from the coding sequence ATGGAGCTTAACGATGTGAAACTTTTCGGACGCGTAGTCCGGGATGCGGAGATGAAGACCTTGCCAGACGGCATGAAAATCGCGACTTTCAGCATAGCGACAAACAGAAGCTACAAGGATGAGAAAGGCGAATTTGTGCAGGTCGGAAATTTCTTTCCGCTTTCCGTATACAACTCCTATGCAGAAAAAGTTCTTCCTTATCTTACAAAAGGCAGAAAGGTTATTATTGACGGCTACCTGAAGCAGGACAGATGGGAAAAGGACGGAGTGAAGAAAAGCGCGACAGCAATCGGCGTAAGGAACATCCAGCTTATTTTCGACACGAAAGATTCGGCGGAAAAGAGCAATGTTCCGGCTTCCGAAAACGACGCAGCTCCACAAGTGGAAACACAGAATGAGGAAACCATGATTTATGAGGATGATCCGGACTTTGATTCAGACATCTATTCTGACACAGAGGAGCTTGTCTGA
- a CDS encoding single-stranded DNA-binding protein, giving the protein MNSITLHGKLVSDAQIFLVKTSAGEIPLVTFNAQDDGLPYQKSEPLIIEVHFLKAAASHIFDYLKKDKEIVVSGFLRQKKYETLENPNQERSKYYISAEYVTLCPKYTKMEETK; this is encoded by the coding sequence TTGAATTCAATAACTTTGCACGGAAAGCTTGTTTCCGACGCGCAAATATTTCTCGTAAAGACTTCAGCTGGAGAAATTCCGCTTGTAACATTCAATGCCCAGGATGACGGACTTCCATATCAGAAGAGCGAGCCTCTTATTATTGAAGTCCACTTTCTGAAGGCAGCCGCAAGCCATATCTTCGACTATCTTAAAAAGGATAAGGAGATTGTTGTTTCTGGATTTCTGCGGCAGAAAAAATATGAAACTCTGGAAAATCCAAACCAGGAAAGAAGCAAATACTACATTTCGGCTGAGTATGTGACGCTGTGTCCGAAATACACAAAAATGGAGGAAACAAAATGA
- a CDS encoding CHAT domain-containing protein, which yields MDNDEIAIFYNKKALEIYKNELGENSLSTANCLNNLSLCYKSINDYVNSIDCILESLEIKKNLLGDNNYDISLAYYNFASLLGYLDSQSAIYYFKKACDIWKKSQRYYNILNALKSIIFYKEIQDLDDLPESTKRDLGDLLEATKKELDNLKKQNGITEKFDKKDFLRQTICFTTETAERASLDLTSLKSDILPVYYYGVGFEAENGDFEKAFEYSESLRSRSFLDQVGKERVLSLNGITDSEKNQINEYITQISIARKEIEEEGNKSILERNNKKLSDAENNLSNAEKQLAKLDSEIGKRIPAYSALRNPQVVKAKDAKKWCGKDKAIVEYVIWNPKILDEVGYKNDMRFAERVKFGSYCIVITNKKITVVPLDVNYDYAAAVSKLRDGIIPKRISPQPETVFEDVRNELYEKLIEPVLPYVKGKNNLVVVPDGSLAFLPFDVLRKNENSKMLCEQFALSLSPSVSVSMVSKSSKSNGNKVLAFGGAWYDSSLSFDEHRRTFSLEDKDSGSKRGFQSFETEMLIENQQQKEAIIQDIKLNGPFNYFEKKNLHWKDLPGTLTELNRLQKIFRSKDFFEFVQENASENKLKELSKNDELKNFSILHFACHGYFDRQISDMSSILFSEVSGKLSASSSNDGYLTIPEVSTLNLNADIVCLSACETGLGEVKFGDGMTGLSRAFMVAGARHVGVTLWSVDDEATSEFMSKMYKKISGGKTYEQAYRQTKAEFMKSEDFSHPYYWAAFALYE from the coding sequence ATGGATAACGATGAAATTGCAATTTTTTATAATAAAAAAGCACTTGAAATTTACAAAAACGAACTTGGTGAAAATTCTTTATCTACAGCAAACTGTCTGAATAATTTAAGTCTTTGCTATAAAAGTATAAATGACTATGTAAATTCAATAGATTGCATTCTTGAATCGTTAGAAATAAAAAAGAATTTGCTTGGTGATAATAATTATGACATATCACTAGCTTATTATAATTTTGCAAGTTTGCTTGGTTATTTGGATTCACAAAGTGCTATCTATTATTTTAAAAAGGCTTGCGATATTTGGAAAAAATCTCAACGTTATTATAATATACTTAATGCTTTAAAAAGTATTATTTTTTATAAAGAAATTCAAGATTTAGATGATTTACCAGAATCTACAAAAAGGGATTTAGGTGATTTGTTAGAAGCTACAAAAAAAGAATTGGATAATTTGAAGAAACAAAATGGAATAACAGAAAAATTTGATAAAAAAGATTTTTTAAGGCAAACAATTTGTTTCACCACCGAAACTGCAGAACGTGCATCTCTTGATTTAACTTCCTTAAAATCTGATATTCTTCCCGTTTATTATTATGGTGTGGGCTTTGAAGCAGAAAATGGAGATTTTGAAAAAGCGTTTGAATATTCAGAAAGTTTACGAAGCCGCAGTTTTCTTGACCAAGTTGGAAAAGAGCGTGTGCTTTCTCTTAATGGCATTACAGATTCAGAAAAAAATCAAATAAATGAATATATAACTCAAATTTCAATTGCAAGAAAAGAAATTGAAGAAGAAGGGAACAAATCAATATTGGAACGTAATAACAAAAAGCTTTCTGATGCAGAGAACAATTTGTCAAATGCTGAAAAACAGCTAGCAAAACTTGATTCAGAAATTGGAAAAAGAATACCAGCTTATTCGGCTCTCAGAAATCCGCAAGTTGTAAAGGCTAAAGATGCTAAAAAATGGTGTGGTAAAGATAAAGCTATTGTTGAATATGTTATTTGGAATCCAAAAATTTTAGATGAAGTTGGATATAAAAATGACATGAGATTTGCTGAACGTGTAAAATTCGGTTCTTATTGTATTGTCATCACAAATAAAAAAATTACAGTAGTTCCTCTTGATGTGAATTACGATTATGCAGCCGCGGTTTCAAAGTTGAGAGACGGAATAATTCCAAAGAGAATTTCTCCTCAGCCTGAAACTGTTTTTGAAGATGTTCGTAATGAACTTTACGAAAAACTAATAGAGCCAGTTCTTCCTTATGTAAAAGGTAAAAACAATCTTGTTGTTGTTCCGGACGGAAGCCTTGCATTTTTACCATTTGACGTTCTTAGAAAAAATGAGAATTCAAAAATGCTTTGTGAGCAGTTTGCACTTTCATTGTCGCCGTCTGTTTCTGTAAGCATGGTTTCTAAGAGTTCAAAATCTAATGGAAATAAAGTGCTGGCTTTTGGCGGAGCTTGGTATGATTCAAGCCTTTCTTTTGATGAACACAGGCGGACTTTTTCTTTGGAAGATAAAGACAGTGGCAGTAAGCGAGGTTTTCAGTCTTTTGAAACTGAAATGCTTATTGAAAATCAGCAGCAGAAAGAAGCAATTATTCAAGACATAAAACTTAATGGACCTTTCAATTATTTTGAGAAGAAAAACTTGCATTGGAAAGATTTGCCTGGAACGTTGACAGAACTGAATCGCCTTCAAAAAATATTTAGAAGCAAAGATTTTTTTGAGTTTGTTCAAGAAAATGCTTCGGAAAATAAATTAAAGGAACTTTCAAAAAATGACGAGCTTAAAAATTTCTCAATTTTGCATTTTGCTTGCCACGGATATTTTGACAGGCAGATTTCTGATATGTCCAGCATTTTATTTTCAGAAGTGAGCGGCAAACTTTCTGCTTCTTCATCAAACGATGGATATTTGACAATCCCGGAAGTTTCAACCTTAAATTTAAATGCTGATATTGTGTGTCTTTCTGCCTGCGAAACTGGGCTTGGCGAAGTGAAATTTGGCGACGGAATGACAGGACTTTCCCGCGCATTTATGGTTGCTGGTGCAAGACACGTCGGTGTAACTTTGTGGAGTGTTGATGACGAGGCGACTTCGGAATTTATGTCAAAAATGTACAAAAAGATTTCCGGCGGAAAAACTTACGAGCAGGCTTACCGTCAGACTAAAGCAGAGTTTATGAAAAGTGAAGATTTTTCACATCCATATTATTGGGCGGCTTTTGCTTTATATGAATGA